A region from the Musa acuminata AAA Group cultivar baxijiao chromosome BXJ1-10, Cavendish_Baxijiao_AAA, whole genome shotgun sequence genome encodes:
- the LOC104000483 gene encoding small nuclear ribonucleoprotein SmD3b, producing MSRSLGIPVKLLHEAAGHVVTVELKSGELYRGSMIECEDNWNCQLENITYTAKDGKVSQLEHVFIRGSKVRFMVIPDMLKNAPMFKRLDARIRGKGSALGVGRGRAVAMRARAQAAGRGGAPTGRGVVPPIRR from the exons ATGAGCCGGAGCCTAGGGATCCCGGTGAAGTTGCTGCACGAGGCGGCGGGGCACGTGGTGACGGTGGAGCTCAAGAGCGGCGAGCTCTACCGTGGCTCCATGATCGAGTGCGAGGACAACTGGAACTGCCAGCTCGAGAACATCACTTACACCGCCAag GACGGGAAGGTGTCGCAACTGGAGCATGTTTTCATCAGAGGCAGCAAAGTAAG GTTTATGGTCATCCCTGACATGCTGAAAAATGCGCCAATGTTCAAGCGCTTGGATGCGAGAATTCGA GGCAAGGGATCAGCTCTTGGAGTTGGCCGGGGCCGTGCTGTCGCTATGCGTGCTAGG GCACAAGCTGCTGGCCGTGGTGGTGCTCCCACTGGTAGGGGTGTTGTGCCTCCCATAAGAAGGTAA